One genomic window of Arachis hypogaea cultivar Tifrunner chromosome 8, arahy.Tifrunner.gnm2.J5K5, whole genome shotgun sequence includes the following:
- the LOC112706719 gene encoding organelle RRM domain-containing protein 6, chloroplastic, translating to MAQRIGTKLFVSRLSFYTTKDQLKNLFSPFGQVTEVNLVMDSKTGRTKGFGFVSYQSENEALKAIKAMNGRIIAGRLIFVEPAKDTR from the exons ATGGCTCAAAGAATAGGGACGAAGTTGTTCGTGAGCA GATTATCGTTTTACACAACCAAAGACCAGTTGAAAAACTTGTTTTCTCCTTTCGGACAAGTTACCGAAG TGAATCTGGTGATGGATTCCAAAACTGGAAGGACCAAAGGATTTGGTTTTGTTTCCTACCAATCTGAAAACGAAGCACTCAAGGCTATCAAAGCCATGAATGGCCGG ATAATTGCAGGAAGGCTTATTTTCGTTGAACCTGCTAAAGACACTAGATGA
- the LOC112706722 gene encoding methyl-CpG-binding domain-containing protein 7, whose protein sequence is MAMATRKSLRKRRNVLAEEEEDDEEKREMEMQIVCFSPRQYQHPFTLPQGWIIERKPRLANPTIVDKYYHEPGTGKKFRSLVAVQRYLLEPQTTEFHAISHHQNTSGTGTEKQRFRSLRNVERCLSGQTASACTDTLKGPPTPTKLAHSLMKSATANQSDCGFTTYRRVMQHKATPEPLRCSFPSTHADKSDSRNKFGSGKDNRSYIHNLPPPPEKVTWVLSGPGGFWSPSVNDSVVAESEKLKWSEAFVLSIHNKR, encoded by the exons ATGGCGATGGCGACCCGTAAGTCCTTGCGGAAAAGGCGGAACGTActcgcagaagaagaagaagatgatgaagagaaGAGGGAAATGGAAATGCAGATAGTGTGCTTCTCACCACGGCAATATCAACATCCATTCACTCTTCCTCAAGGTTGGATTATCGAGCGAAAGCCCCGTCTCGCTAACCCTACAATAGTTGACAAG TATTACCATGAGCCTGGCACCGGAAAGAAATTCCGTTCCCTCGTCGCTGTCCAGAGATACCTACTCGAACCACAAACAACCGAATTTCACGCCATCTCTCATCATCAAAACACG TCTGGGACTGGCACTGAAAAGCAACGGTTCCGTTCCTTGAGAAACGTAGAAAGATGTTTATCAGGTCAAACTGCATCTGCATGTACAGATACGCTCAAGGGGCCACCAACACCAACTAAACTTGCTCAT TCACTGATGAAATCCGCCACTGCAAATCAAAGTGATTGTGGTTTCACTACTTACCGCAGGGTTATGCAACATAAAGCCACTCCAGAACCATTGAGATGTTCTTTTCCATCTACG CATGCTGACAAATCTGATTCTCGAAACAAATTTGGTTCGGGGAAGGACAACAGATCTTATATTCATAacttaccaccaccaccagagAAAGTAACCTGGGTTCTTTCTGGTCCTGGCGGCTTCTGGAGCCCTTCAGTGAATGATTCTGTTGTGGCTGAATCTGAGAAGCTGAAATGGTCGGAAG
- the LOC112706718 gene encoding histone H2A, which translates to MDAASKVKKGAGGRKGGGPKKKPVSRSVKAGLQFPVGRIGRYLKKGRYSQRVGTGAPVYLAAVLEYLAAEVLELAGNAARDNKKNRIIPRHVLLAVRNDEELGKLLAGVTIAHGGVLPNINPVLLPKKTAEKAPKEKKSPSKATKSPKKA; encoded by the exons ATGGACGCTGCATCGAAAGTGAAGAAGGGTGCCGGTGGCAGGAAAGGAGGCGGCCCAAAGAAGAAGCCAGTTTCCCGCTCCGTCAAAGCCGGTCTCCAGTTCCCCGTTGGAAGAATCGGACGTTACTTGAAGAAAGGAAGGTACTCCCAACGTGTTGGAACCGGTGCCCCTGTCTACCTTGCTGCCGTATTGGAGTATCTAGCAGCTGAG GTGTTGGAATTGGCTGGAAATGCTGCCAGGGACAACAAGAAGAACAGGATTATTCCAAGGCATGTTCTTTTGGCCGTGAGGAACGATGAAGAATTGGGGAAATTGCTTGCTGGTGTTACCATTGCACATGGTGGTGTTCTTCCCAACATTAACCCTGTTTTGTTGCCTAAGAAAACCGCTGAGAAAGCTCCCAAGGAAAAAAAGTCACCCTCCAAGGCCACTAAGTCTCCGAAGAAAGCTTGA
- the LOC112706720 gene encoding ras-related protein RABE1c: protein MAAPPARARADYDYLIKLLLIGDSGVGKSCILLRFSDGSFTTSFITTIGIDFKIRTIELDGKRIKLQIWDTAGQERFRTITTAYYRGAMGILLVYDVTDESSFNNIRNWIRNIEQHASDNVNKILVGNKADMDESKRAVPTAKGQALADEYGIKFFETSAKTNLNVEEVFFSIARDIKQRLADTDSKAEPSGIKINQQDQAAGAGQAAPKSACCG from the exons ATGGCTGCTCCACCGGCAAGGGCTCGTGCCGATTACGATTACCTCATAAAGCTTCTCTTGATCGGCGACAGTG GTGTTGGAAAGAGTTGCATTCTTCTGCGTTTCTCAGATGGTTCTTTCACAACTAGTTTCATCACAACCATAGG CATTGATTTTAAGATAAGAACCATTGAGCTGGATGGCAAGCGGATCAAGCTCCAAATTTGGGATACTGCTGGTCAGGAACGGTTCCGAACAATTACAACTG CTTACTATCGTGGTGCGATGGGCATATTGCTAGTCTATGATGTTACAGATGAATCATCATTTAACA ATATCAGGAATTGGATTCGAAATATTGAGCAACATGCTTCAGACAATGTTAACAAAATACTGGTGGGGAACAAAGCTGACATGGATGAAAGCAAAAGG GCTGTGCCTACTGCAAAGGGCCAAGCACTAGCTGATGAGTATGGAATCAAATTCTTTGAGACT AGTGCAAAGACAAATCTAAACGTGGAGGAAGTTTTCTTCTCAATCGCAAGAGATATAAAACAAAGGCTTGCTGACACTGACTCTAAGGCTGAG CCTTCTGGAATCAAAATCAACCAACAAGATCAGGCAGCAGGGGCAGGGCAGGCGGCACCAAAGTCGGCGTGCTGTGGTTGA
- the LOC112705166 gene encoding uncharacterized protein produces the protein MIVVLSGRTQKPAGVGWWRLNDNSVVLCCLVESVGDGVVLCSLFWVSVVLPSRSVGGVSAKRKASASGFGGARATEYRIDKVLVSLEWLEEFSETRIRGGPRCLSDHYPVILEVMKQRAGPSPFRSLNSWFTHEGFLRMVKEEWRGLREIQFTDKLKVLTIPLEKWHKVHFGDMDKKITKFEEEIKKVDDLVSNGMYDGTMEARRRALVTCCERWYVRKEVHWKQMSRSRQAKEMDKNTRYFDNIASARMRNNRIDMLLINRRLVRNQARLKIAIREFYRDLYHQERSPMVGLETVW, from the exons ATGATCGTGGTGCTGAGTGGGAGAACCCAGAAACCTGCTGGCGTTGGGTGGTGGCGTCTCAACGACAACAGCGTGGTACTGTGCTGCCTTGTTGAGTCAGTGGGCGACGGCGTCGTGCTGTGCTCTCTCTTCTGGGTCAGTGTTGTGCTGCCTTCTAGGTCAGTGGGTGGCGTCTCCGCGAAGAGGAAGGCTTCGGCGTCGGGATTCGGAGGAGCAAGAGCGACTGAGTA TCGTATAGATAAAGTTCTGGTTAGTTTGGAGTGGTTAGAGGAGTTTTCTGAGACCCGGATACGCGGTGGCCCAAGGTGTTTGTCAGACCACTATCCTGTAATTCTAGAAGTCATGAAGCAGAGGGCAGGTCCAAGTCCGTTCCGAAGTTTAAATTCTTGGTTTACACATGAAGGCTTTCTTAGGATGGTTAAGGAGGAGTGGAGAGGTTTGAGGGAGATACAGTTCACAGACAAGTTGAAGGTTTTGACAATTCCGTTAGAAAAATGGCACAAGGTTCATTTTGGGGATATGGACAAGAAGATTACGAAGTTTGAGGAAGAAATCAAGAAGGTTGATGATTTGGTAAGCAATGGGATGTACGATGGAACGATGGAGGCTAGGAGGAGGGCGCTGGTTACCTGCTGTGAGAGGTGGTATGTCAGAAAAGAAGTTCATTGGAAACAGATGTCTCGGTCTCGGCAAGCAAAGGAGATGGACAAAAATACACGATACTTCGATAACATAGCTTCAGCAAGAATGAGGAATAATAGGATTGATATGCTGCTAATTAACAGAAGACTAGTCAGAAATCAAGCTAGACTAAAAATTGCTATTAGAGAGTTCTACAGAGATTTATATCACCAAGAGAGGTCTCCAATGGTGGGTTTAGAGACGGTCTGGTGA